The genomic DNA CGAGTCCCTGGCGGTTGCGGTTGAGCTCGATGAGCTGCTCACCGCGCACCACCTTCATCTCGAGGGGAGCCTGCTGGCCCTTCAGGCGCTTCTCCGCCTGCTTCGCCAGGGGCGTGAGGGGGTGAGAGGCCCACAGGCGCCAGAGGAACTCGCGCTCGCGGGTCTTGTCCTTCTTCTCCGCGGCGATGTCGGCGCTGGCCAGGAGGGCCTCGGCGCCGACGTTGCGGCCCCACGAGGGAGAGGCGCGGCTGGACAGGGGCGCGAGAGCGGCGAGCGCGGCCTCGGTGTCCTTGGCCTTGCGCAGGACGCGGCCGAGCGCCAGGCGGGCATCGGCGTACAGCCGGGAGCTGTCGGGCACCTGGGCGAGCAGCACGGCCGCGTCGCTGAAGCGGCCGAGCGACTCGAGGGCCACGCCGGCATGGGTGAGGCAGCGGTCGCGCAGCGCGGGGTAGTCCCCGGCGAGGGAGGTCATCTCCTCGGCGGCGCGCTTGTCGTCCCCGGCGCGCACGGCGCTCAGGGCGCGCAGGTAGCGCACGGGGAGCGAGTTGCCCTCCTTCTCGAGCAGCTCCCGGGCGCGGGTGTAGAAGCCCTTGTCGAAGGCCTCCTTGGCCTCCTTGCGCTTGCCCTCGGCGAAGTACGGGGACAGGTCATCCAGCCCGTAGGCACGGCCCTTGAAGATACGGGGCGGCGTGGGGGCGGCCGGGGGCGGGTCCGGGAACGCGGGGTTGAGCACCTCCACGTACCCGGGGGGCACCAGGACCTTCTCCGAGTCCGGAGGCGGAGAGAGCTGGGCCTCGGACGGAGCATTCTGCGTCTGGGCCTGGGGAGCCGCGGAGGGCTCCTCGGACGGGGGCGCCTGGGTGAAGGCCAGCGAAGTGGCGGCGGCGGCGGCGGCGAGCAGGGGGACGAAGGCTTTCATACGGGAAGGGCCCTCAGGTGATGGGCCTGGGCAGCCCCGGAGACAACTGGAAGCAGGGAAAAAATTTCCGCGGTCGAACGAAGGTTAGACTGGCCACCACACATGGACATCCGGACACAGAGCGCGCTCCTCGCATCCATCATCGGGCTGGCGCTCGGCGTTTCCATGTTGTTGAGGGCGGGACGTCCACGAGTGCTCACGCTCTACTCCGTCTTCGCGCTGACGGTGGGCGGGTACTACCTGTCCAGCTTCTTTCACAGTCTCTTCGGGGGCGCTGAGTACCCATGGGTGTCGAGGGTGGCCGTCGGTGCCACCATTCTACTGGCTTCCCTGGTTCCTGGCGCGGCAGTGGCCTTCTTCCTCGAATTCTTGGGGGTGAGCAAGGGCACGCATCTGCTCGGCAGGCGGCTCGCTGTCCTCTCCGCCGTCTTCGGCCTGGGCGTGGCAGTGTCGCCTCTCGCACAGAAGGACTGGGCGCGGGTGGCCATGGGCGCCTGGGTGTTCGGTGCCCTGCTGGGCTCGGTTTCGTTGCTGCTCCGACGAGTCCGCACCACCGAGTCGCGAATCGAGAAGCTGCGGCTGACGTACCTGGCCATCGGGGCCGGGGCCGCCATCCTGTTCTCCGCGTTGGACCTGTTGGGGCGCTTCGGCCTGCCCTTCCCCGCCCTGGGGCCGGTCTTCACCACGCTCTACCTGTTCTTCCTGGCCCAGACGCTGCTGCGGCTGCGGCTGATGGATCTGCACGAGCTGCTGGGGAAGATCGCCTCGCAGACGGTGCTGGCCACCATCCTGGCCGCGGTCTTCACGGTGCTGACGGTGTGGGTGGACGAGAACAACACCTCGCTCTTCCTCTTCAACACGGTGGTGGCGGCGTTCGTGGTGCTCATCCTGCTGGAGCCGCTGCGGGTGAAGGTGGAGGAGCAGGTGGTGGCCATCTTCTTCCGCGAGCGCTTCGAGCTGCTGCGGGTGCTGGGCAACGCGCGGGCGAGGATGGCGGGCGTCATCGAGATCTCCGAGCTGGCGCGCATGGTGATGGACGCGCTGCACGAGTCGGGGCGCATCACGCACGCGTCCCTGTTCCTGCTGGCGGAAGATAGGCCGGGCTACCGGCTGCTGGATGCACGGGGCCCGGTACCGGTGAGCTTCCTGGACACGGGCGCGGCGCGCGGCGTGCTGTTCGCGGTGGCCTCGGGACAGAAGGCGGTGCTGCTGGAGAACCTGGAGCGGCGCATCGCGGTGCTGCGGCAGCAGGCGACGGAGGGCAAGCGCTTCCGGGACGAGCTCAAGCGGCTCAAC from Archangium lipolyticum includes the following:
- a CDS encoding sensor histidine kinase, with amino-acid sequence MDIRTQSALLASIIGLALGVSMLLRAGRPRVLTLYSVFALTVGGYYLSSFFHSLFGGAEYPWVSRVAVGATILLASLVPGAAVAFFLEFLGVSKGTHLLGRRLAVLSAVFGLGVAVSPLAQKDWARVAMGAWVFGALLGSVSLLLRRVRTTESRIEKLRLTYLAIGAGAAILFSALDLLGRFGLPFPALGPVFTTLYLFFLAQTLLRLRLMDLHELLGKIASQTVLATILAAVFTVLTVWVDENNTSLFLFNTVVAAFVVLILLEPLRVKVEEQVVAIFFRERFELLRVLGNARARMAGVIEISELARMVMDALHESGRITHASLFLLAEDRPGYRLLDARGPVPVSFLDTGAARGVLFAVASGQKAVLLENLERRIAVLRQQATEGKRFRDELKRLNDTRAALLQMKAGITVPLLGNDRVIGFLNLWDERVPEAYASDEIALILEVAERLATALENSKLYEKIRERDRLAALGEMAAGLAHEIRNPLGAIKGAAQCLDPKRLPGEEGEFLEVIVEEVNRLNGVVSAFLDYARPLKQTFGPTDLNEVVTRTVRLIQNEMPQGIGLKVEQEESLPRVEADAEQLKQVLINLVQNAMQAMADTGGTITVKTMRPERFSDFRPSGDSFVEVHVSDTGPGIPSEEHQHIFVPFYTTKQKGTGLGLAICQRIVKNHGGTLSVQSKPGDGATFIIRLPIPPAEPLQVPEPAIVDGTPFPTTRPAEAQPSEGATAEGGPSKPERKPKREKKRRAS